Within Lysobacterales bacterium, the genomic segment CTGCTGTTCATCGGCGCCATGGGCAAGAGCGCCCAGGTGCCGCTGCACGTGTGGCTGCCCGACTCGATGGAGGGCCCGACCCCGATCTCGGCGCTGATCCACGCCGCGACCATGGTCACCGCCGGCATCTTCATGGTCGCCCGGATGTCGCCGCTGTACGAGCTCAGCGAGGTCGCGCTCAGCACGGTGCTGGTGATCGGCGCCACCACGGCCCTGTTCACCGGCCTGATCGGCATCGTCCAGAACGACATCAAGCGGGTGGTCGCCTACTCGACGCTGTCCCAGCTCGGCTACATGACCGTGGCGCTGGGCGCCTCGGCCTACTCGGCGGCGGTGTTCCACCTGATGACCCACGCCTTCTTCAAGGCCCTGCTGTTCCTGGCCGCCGGCTCGGTGATCATCGCCATGCACCACGAGCAGGACATGCGCCACATGGGCGGCTTGCGCCGGAAGATGCCGGTGACCTGGATCACCATGCTGATCGGCACCCTGGCCCTGGTCGGCACGCCGTTCCTGTCCGGCTTCTACTCCAAGGACGCGATCATCGAGGCGGTCAAGTACGCGGACCGGCCGGGCGCGACCTACGCCTACTGGTGCGTGCTGATCGGCGTGTTCGTGACCGCCTTCTACAGCTTCCGGCTGCTGTACCTGACCTTCCATGGCAAGCCGCGCTACACGGTGCAGGCGGCGACGCACGGCCACGGCCACCACGATGACGGCCATGCGCACGACGACGGCCACGACGACCACGGCCACCACACACCGGGCGTGCTGGCCCACGCGCCGCACGAGACCCCCTGGGTGGTCACCCTGCCGCTGGTGCTGCTGGCCATCCCCTCGATCGCCATCGGCTTCCTGACCGTCGGCTCGATGCTGTTCGGCAACTGGTTCGGCCCGGCCATCCAGGTCGCGCCGGGCAACGACGTGCTGGCCCAGTTCGGCGAGCATTTCCACGGCGCCACCGCGTTCGCCCTGCACGGCTTCGTGACCCCGGCGTTCTGGCTGGCCTTCGCGGGCTTCGCCCTGGCCACCTTCCTGTACCTGTTCCGCCCGGACCTGGCCGCTTCGGCGCGGCGCGGCTTCGGGCCGGTGGTCCGGCTGCTGGAGAACAAGTACTACGTCGACCACCTGTACCAGGCGGTGTTCGCGCGCGGCAGCCTGCTGCTGGGCCGCGCGTTCTGGCGCGGCGGCGACGTGGCGGTGATCGACAACGGCCTGGTCAACGGATCCGCCCGCCTGGTCGGCGCGGTCGCCGCGCAGGTCCGCAGGTTCCAGACCGGCTACCTGTACCACTACGCCTTCGCCATGATCGTCGGGCTGATCGTGCTGCTCGGCGCCTTCGTCCTGTACGGCAACCGATAACGACGACACGACATGAGCTCCTGGCCTCTTCTCAGTCTGCTGATCTGGTTGCCGATCCTGGGCGGCTTCGCCGTCCTTGCGGCCGGCCCGCGCCTGGCGCGCCCGCTGACCCTGCTGATCGCCGCGCTGGTGATGGCGCTGTCGGTGCCGCTGTACCTGGGCTACGACGCCGCCGCCACCGGCATCGACACCATGCAGTTCATCGAGCGCCACGTGTGGATCGCCGCGATCGGCGCCCAGTACGCGCTGGGCGTCGACGGCATCTCGGTGACGCTGATCCTGCTCACCGCCTTCGTCACCGTGCTGGTGGTGCTGGGCGCCTGGCAGTCGATCAAGGATCGCCCGCACCAGTACCTGGCCGCCTTCCTGATCCTGGAAGGTTTCATGATCGGCGTGTTCTGCGCGCTCGACGCCCTGCTGTTCTACGTGTTCTTCGAGGGCATGCTGATCCCGATGTTCATCATCATCGGCATCTGGGGCGGCCCGAACCGCGTCTACGCGACCTTGAAGTTCTTCCTGTACACCTTCCTCGGCTCGGTGTTCATGCTGCTGGCGCTGATCTGGCTGTACCTGCAGGCGGGCACCTTCGACCTGTACGTGCTGTCGCGGCTCTCCGGCATGGACCTGGCCACCCAGAGCTGGCTGTTCTTCGCCTTCCTGGTCGCATTCGCGGTCAAGGTGCCGATGTTCCCGGTGCACACCTGGCTGCCGGACGCCCACGTCGAGGCGCCGACCGGCGGCTCGGTGGTGCTGGCGGCGATCATGCTGAAGATCGGCGGCTACGGCTTCCTGCGCTTCACCCTGCCGATCGTCCCCGACGCCGGGCAGGAGTGGGCGTGGCTGGTGATCGCGCTGAGCCTGGTGGCGGTGGTCTACATCGGCTTCGTCGCCCTGGTCCAGCAGGACATGAAGAAGCTGATCGCCTACTCGTCGATCTCGCACATGGGCTTCGTGACCCTGGGCATCTTCATCGCCTTCACGCTGCTGCGCATCGACGGCAACGAGATGGGCGCCCAGCTCGCGCTGTCCGGCGCCATGGTGCAGATGATCTCGCACGGCTTCATCTCCGGCGCCATGTTCACCTGCGTCGGCGTGCTCTACGACCGCATGCACAGCCGCATGATCGGCGACTACGGCGGCGTCGCCAACGTGATGCCCTGGTTCGCCGCGCTGTTCGTGCTGTTCGCCATGGCCAACAGCGGCCTGCCCGGCACCTCCGGGTTCGTCGGCGAGTTCATGGTGATCCTGGCGGCGTTCCAGGCCAACGTCTGGGTCGCGGCGCTGGCCGCGCTGACCCTGGTGATCGGCGCCGCCTACACGCTGTGGCTGGTGCGCCGGGTGCTGTACGGCGTGGTCGCCAACGACAACGTCCGCGCCCTGACCGACATCAACGGCCGCGAGGCCCTGGTGCTGGGTGCCTTCGCCGCCGCCGTGCTGCTGTTCGGCATCTGGCCGCAGCCGCTGACCGCGCTGATGGAGAACTCCATCGGCCACGTCGCCCAGCTCCTGCTGGCGACCAAGCTCTGAGTCCGACGCGATGATCTTCGCCCACGCCGACCTCGACCTGATCCTGCCCGAGCTGGTGCTGCTCGGCGGCACCCTGCTGCTGCTGATGGTCGACCTGTTCGTCCGCCAGCAGGGCCGCTGGCTCACCCACACGCTGTCGGTGCTGCTGCTGCTGGCCACCGGCGCGGTGGTGATCGCCCAGGGCATGACCCTGGACGCGGTCGCCTGGTCCGGCACCTACCAGCGCGACGTCCTGGCCGCGGTGCTGAAGGTCGCCATCTTCGGCATCAGCGCGCTGTGCCTGGTCTACGCTCGGCCCTACCTGGCCGACCGCGGCCTGTGGGCCGGCGAGTTCTACAGCCTGGTGCTGTTCGCCGCCCTGGGCATGTCGATCCTGGTCTCGGCCGCCAGCCTGATCACCATCTACCTGGGCCTGGAGCTGATGGCCCTGTCGACCTACGCCCTGGTGGCGCTGGACCGCGACAACGGCCGCGCCTCCGAGGCGGCCATGAAGTACTTCGTGCTGGGCGCGCTGGCCTCGGGCATGCTGCTGTACGGCATGTCGATGCTGTACGGCGCCAGCGGCACCCTTGAGCTGCGCGCGATCGCCGCGGCGCTGGGCAGCAACGACGCCAGCAACGCGCTGCTCGCCTTCGGCCTGGCCTTCGTGGTGGTCGGCCTGGCCTTCAAGCTGGGCGCCGCGCCCTTCCATATGTGGCTGCCCGACGTCTATCAGGGCGCGCCCACCGCGGTCACCACCTTCATCGGCTCGGCGCCCAAGCTGGCGGCGTTCGCGATGGCCTACCGGCTGCTGGAGACGGCGCTCGGCGGCCTGTCCGACCAGTGGGGCGACATGCTCAGCCTGCTCGCGGTCGCCTCGCTGGCGGTCGGAAACCTGGCGGCGATCATGCAGAGCAACCTCAAGCGCATGCTCGCGTACTCGACCATCTCGCACGTCGGCTTCCTGCTGCTCGGCCTGGTCCAGGGCACCCCGGCCGGCTACGCCGCGGCGCTGTTCTACGCGATCGTCTACGCGCTGATGTCGGCCGGCGCGTTCGGCATGATCCAGTGGCTGGCCCGGCGCGGCTTCGAGGCCGAGGAGATCTCCGACCTGCGCGGCCTGCACCAGCGGGCGCCCTGGGCGGCCTTCATGATGCTGCTGTTCATGGCCTCGCTGGCCGGCGTGCCGCCGCTGGTCGGCTTCTTCGGCAAGCTGATGGTGCTGAAGGCGGTGATCGACGCCGGTCGCATGTGGCTGGCGGTCAGCGCGGTGGTGTTCGCGGTGATCGGCGCCTGGTACTACCTGCGCGTCATCAAGGTCATGTACTTCGATCCCCCCGAGGGCGCCGACGCCATGCCCTCGCGCGATGCCGGGATCAGCTTCGGGTTGTCGGCCAATGCCCTGGCGCAGCTCGGCCTGGGCCTGTACTGGGGCCCGCTGATCGCCTGGTGCCTGCGCGCCTTCGCCTGAGCCCGACCGGAGAGCGACGATGAACGAGATCCATGTGCCGGTGTCGTTCGGCGAGCTGATCGACAAGATCACCATCCTCGAGATCAAGTCCGAGCGCATCGGGGATCCTGCCAAGCTGGCCAACGTGCGGCGCGAGCTGGACGCGCTGAACGCCACCTGGCAGGCCTGCCCGGCCGCCGCCATCGACATCGCCGCCGCTCGCGCCGAACTGAAGGCGGTGAACGAGCGGTTGTGGGTGATCGAGGACGATATCCGCCTCAAGGAGGCCGACCAGGCCTTCGATGCCGAGTTCGTCCGCCT encodes:
- the nuoN gene encoding NADH-quinone oxidoreductase subunit NuoN, which encodes MIFAHADLDLILPELVLLGGTLLLLMVDLFVRQQGRWLTHTLSVLLLLATGAVVIAQGMTLDAVAWSGTYQRDVLAAVLKVAIFGISALCLVYARPYLADRGLWAGEFYSLVLFAALGMSILVSAASLITIYLGLELMALSTYALVALDRDNGRASEAAMKYFVLGALASGMLLYGMSMLYGASGTLELRAIAAALGSNDASNALLAFGLAFVVVGLAFKLGAAPFHMWLPDVYQGAPTAVTTFIGSAPKLAAFAMAYRLLETALGGLSDQWGDMLSLLAVASLAVGNLAAIMQSNLKRMLAYSTISHVGFLLLGLVQGTPAGYAAALFYAIVYALMSAGAFGMIQWLARRGFEAEEISDLRGLHQRAPWAAFMMLLFMASLAGVPPLVGFFGKLMVLKAVIDAGRMWLAVSAVVFAVIGAWYYLRVIKVMYFDPPEGADAMPSRDAGISFGLSANALAQLGLGLYWGPLIAWCLRAFA
- a CDS encoding NADH-quinone oxidoreductase subunit M, producing MSSWPLLSLLIWLPILGGFAVLAAGPRLARPLTLLIAALVMALSVPLYLGYDAAATGIDTMQFIERHVWIAAIGAQYALGVDGISVTLILLTAFVTVLVVLGAWQSIKDRPHQYLAAFLILEGFMIGVFCALDALLFYVFFEGMLIPMFIIIGIWGGPNRVYATLKFFLYTFLGSVFMLLALIWLYLQAGTFDLYVLSRLSGMDLATQSWLFFAFLVAFAVKVPMFPVHTWLPDAHVEAPTGGSVVLAAIMLKIGGYGFLRFTLPIVPDAGQEWAWLVIALSLVAVVYIGFVALVQQDMKKLIAYSSISHMGFVTLGIFIAFTLLRIDGNEMGAQLALSGAMVQMISHGFISGAMFTCVGVLYDRMHSRMIGDYGGVANVMPWFAALFVLFAMANSGLPGTSGFVGEFMVILAAFQANVWVAALAALTLVIGAAYTLWLVRRVLYGVVANDNVRALTDINGREALVLGAFAAAVLLFGIWPQPLTALMENSIGHVAQLLLATKL
- the nuoL gene encoding NADH-quinone oxidoreductase subunit L, translating into MISQSILLTIVLAPLLGAIVAGLFGRQVGRVGAHTVTIAGVALSCALSGWVLYLLSWGGAETFNENVYTWFEVGGLSAHVGFLVDRLTAMMMVVVTFVSLLVHVYTIGYMAGDPGYQRFFSYISLFTFSMLMLVMSNNFLQLFFGWEAVGLVSYLLIGFWFKRPSAVFANLKAFLVNRVGDFGFLLGIACVVYFFGTLDYAQVFANTGLIENRTMSPWGETQWQVATVIGILLFIGAMGKSAQVPLHVWLPDSMEGPTPISALIHAATMVTAGIFMVARMSPLYELSEVALSTVLVIGATTALFTGLIGIVQNDIKRVVAYSTLSQLGYMTVALGASAYSAAVFHLMTHAFFKALLFLAAGSVIIAMHHEQDMRHMGGLRRKMPVTWITMLIGTLALVGTPFLSGFYSKDAIIEAVKYADRPGATYAYWCVLIGVFVTAFYSFRLLYLTFHGKPRYTVQAATHGHGHHDDGHAHDDGHDDHGHHTPGVLAHAPHETPWVVTLPLVLLAIPSIAIGFLTVGSMLFGNWFGPAIQVAPGNDVLAQFGEHFHGATAFALHGFVTPAFWLAFAGFALATFLYLFRPDLAASARRGFGPVVRLLENKYYVDHLYQAVFARGSLLLGRAFWRGGDVAVIDNGLVNGSARLVGAVAAQVRRFQTGYLYHYAFAMIVGLIVLLGAFVLYGNR